The region GGAGATCGTGATGATCAGCGGCATCAGTATCTTGTAGGGAACCTTCAGCAGCCGGACCCAGAGTCCGATCATCGGCATATTCTGGATGATCAGCATCACGTTGCCGATGTACATGCTGGCAATCAGTCCCCAGACGAATTCCGGGTTGGTCGAGAAGAGAAGCGGACCCGGACGCATCCCGTGAATGAGCAGAGCGCCCAGCAGAACCGCCGTGGTCCCCGAACCGGGGATGCCCAGCGTGAGGAGCGACACCATCGCGCCGCCCGCCGCTGCATTGTTGGCCGACTCCGGCGCAGCCACTCCTTCAATAACGCCCTTTCCGAACTTCTCCGGGTGTTTGCTGAACTTCTTCGCCGCCGCGTAGGACATAAAGGAGGCGATTGTCGCCCCGGCCCCGGGCAAAATGCCAATGAAGAATCCTATGAAAGAGCCCCGGATAATGGTCTTCCAGGAGTTCTTCCAGTCCTGCAGGTTCGGGAAGAGGGTCCGGATGCGCAGTTTTGTCTTCGAGACCATCGTCTCTAGCGGCGCTTCCATGTTTTCCAGGATCTCCGCGAGGGCGAAGAGCCCGACCGCGACCCCGATGAAGCCGATGCCGTCCAGTGTGTACATGATATCGAAGGTGAAGCGGGCGACGCCGCTCTGCGCATCGATTCCGACACAGGCCACCAAGAGTCCCAAGATGCCGCTGATGATCCCCTTGAGCGGGGAATCCCCCCCGAGCGAGGTTACCAGGGTCAGCCCCATAAAGGTGAGGGCGAAGTATTCCGGAGGGCCGAAAGAGACGGCGAAACCGGCCAGCGCCGGCGCGAGAAAGGTCAGCAGGAAAACAGCGAAAGTGCCCCCGATGAAGGAAGACATTGATGCCATTCCCAGGGCGGGTCCGGGCCGACCGTTCTTGGCGAGCTGGTGACCATCGAGGCAGGTCATTACCGACGCTGACTCACCCGGGACATTCAAAAGAATAGAGGTGGTCGCCCCTCCGAACATCGCCCCGTAGTAAACCCCGGCCATCGTAATGATCGCGGTTGTCGGATTCATCCCGAAGGTGATCGGAATCAGGATCGCCACCCCAGTCGTCGGGCCGATTCCCGGCAACACGCCGATCAGGGTTCCGAACAGCGTGCCCATGAAACAGAAGAGCAGGTTGTGCCAAGAGGCCGCGACCTGAAACCCCATGAATATATTGTTAAAAATATCCAAGGTATAACCTCCAGAACACTAAAAGCCGAACATGTTTTTGGGAAGCGAGATCCCCAGCAGAACCTGGAAGACGATAAAGAGACTGGCCGTAGTCGCAGCGGCGATCAGGAGCGACGACAGCCAGCGCTCCCGCTGGACAACCTTCATGAGGTAAAGCACGAAAATGAAAGTATTCGCGATGAACCCCACCGTCTCCATCAGCAGCGTAAAGAGGACCAGCCCCCCCAAGACCTTGGCCACGGCCAGGAGGGCCTGCCGGGCCGGGAAGGGAGAGACATCGTTCGAGTCCTGTGGCCGCACGGCCGCCCCGACGACGAGAATCAGTGAAAGTCCGGCCAGGATGATCCCCAGCCAAAAGGGCAAAAAACCGCTCCCCGGGCCAAAAGTCCCCGATGGCGGCATCAGCCATGCCTCGTGGATGACATATCCCGCCAGAACCAGCAGCACAACGCCGGTGACCAGATCCGCTTTCTTCATCGAACTATCGCCTTTCTTATGGACCACCATTCAAGGCGGGGGCACAATGGGCTGTGCCCCCGCGTCCGGGTTCCAATTA is a window of Syntrophobacterales bacterium DNA encoding:
- a CDS encoding tripartite tricarboxylate transporter permease → MDIFNNIFMGFQVAASWHNLLFCFMGTLFGTLIGVLPGIGPTTGVAILIPITFGMNPTTAIITMAGVYYGAMFGGATTSILLNVPGESASVMTCLDGHQLAKNGRPGPALGMASMSSFIGGTFAVFLLTFLAPALAGFAVSFGPPEYFALTFMGLTLVTSLGGDSPLKGIISGILGLLVACVGIDAQSGVARFTFDIMYTLDGIGFIGVAVGLFALAEILENMEAPLETMVSKTKLRIRTLFPNLQDWKNSWKTIIRGSFIGFFIGILPGAGATIASFMSYAAAKKFSKHPEKFGKGVIEGVAAPESANNAAAGGAMVSLLTLGIPGSGTTAVLLGALLIHGMRPGPLLFSTNPEFVWGLIASMYIGNVMLIIQNMPMIGLWVRLLKVPYKILMPLIITISAVGVFATDNNIADVWVMLIFGAIGYVMRKMKYPAAPMVLALVLGPMVEMSLRQSLTISHGDVAIFFTRPISATLSIFAILSLFAPLLRILWGKYRRGKTTAAGGR
- a CDS encoding tripartite tricarboxylate transporter TctB family protein produces the protein MKKADLVTGVVLLVLAGYVIHEAWLMPPSGTFGPGSGFLPFWLGIILAGLSLILVVGAAVRPQDSNDVSPFPARQALLAVAKVLGGLVLFTLLMETVGFIANTFIFVLYLMKVVQRERWLSSLLIAAATTASLFIVFQVLLGISLPKNMFGF